The following coding sequences lie in one candidate division Zixibacteria bacterium HGW-Zixibacteria-1 genomic window:
- a CDS encoding glycosyltransferase translates to MARRLVSMKKILIVNSLYYPHVTGGAERSLQLLAEGLKRAGMEPVIVSTADREQIDFVNGIKVYYLKIPNMYWMRTAKQQPAYKKPLWHLIDSYNPFAVSKLTHIINSEKPDVIHTNNLAGFSVAVWKAARKSNVPIVHTIRDHYLLCPNSTMYRNDKNCSKQCLRCRMLSSPRKRYSGLVDAVVGVSRFILEKHRKRDYFPDAKIATHIYNPSDSADTPASDRNDSNVVTFGIIGLLAPIKGTEYLIRRFASMKNNPAKLKIFGRGITEAYEKMLIERYKSDNIEFMGFKKPEGIYCEIDVAIIPSLCDDAFSRIKIEAYSHGLPVIATSMGGVPETVDNGKTGYVFDPSLEGDLESKIDKFISDPGLARALSPACREKAEIFHIDKVVGRYTDVYSQVIR, encoded by the coding sequence ATGGCTCGTCGCTTGGTTAGTATGAAAAAAATCCTGATCGTTAACAGTCTCTATTATCCCCATGTCACCGGCGGGGCGGAACGCTCGCTCCAGCTTCTGGCCGAAGGGCTGAAAAGAGCCGGCATGGAGCCGGTCATTGTCTCGACCGCCGACCGGGAGCAAATCGATTTTGTCAATGGCATCAAAGTTTATTACCTGAAGATTCCCAACATGTACTGGATGCGCACCGCCAAACAACAGCCGGCATATAAAAAACCGCTCTGGCATCTGATCGACTCATATAATCCGTTTGCAGTATCGAAGCTGACTCACATAATTAACTCGGAAAAACCGGATGTGATTCACACCAATAACCTGGCCGGCTTTTCGGTCGCGGTATGGAAGGCCGCTCGAAAGTCGAATGTTCCGATCGTCCATACCATCCGGGATCATTATCTTCTGTGCCCCAACTCGACCATGTACCGAAATGATAAAAATTGCTCCAAACAGTGCCTGCGTTGCCGAATGTTGTCGTCGCCGCGCAAAAGGTATTCCGGTCTTGTCGATGCCGTCGTCGGTGTCAGCCGCTTTATTCTGGAAAAACATCGAAAGCGAGACTATTTCCCTGATGCCAAAATAGCGACACATATATACAATCCCTCCGACTCGGCCGACACGCCCGCTTCCGATAGGAATGACAGCAATGTTGTCACTTTCGGCATTATTGGTCTGCTGGCCCCGATCAAAGGGACGGAATATTTGATAAGGCGATTTGCGTCGATGAAAAACAACCCGGCGAAACTGAAAATATTCGGCCGGGGAATCACCGAAGCATACGAAAAAATGTTGATTGAGCGTTATAAGAGTGATAACATTGAGTTTATGGGATTTAAAAAGCCGGAAGGGATATACTGCGAAATCGACGTCGCCATTATTCCATCATTGTGCGACGACGCTTTTTCCAGGATCAAAATCGAAGCCTATTCCCATGGCCTTCCGGTTATCGCCACCTCCATGGGCGGAGTCCCGGAGACGGTCGATAACGGTAAAACCGGCTACGTGTTCGATCCATCCCTTGAAGGTGACCTGGAGAGTAAAATCGATAAATTTATTTCCGATCCCGGCCTGGCGCGGGCGCTGTCACCCGCCTGCCGTGAAAAGGCCGAAATATTCCACATAGACAAGGTCGTCGGCCGATATACGGATGTTTACTCGCAGGTGATTCGATGA